TTCCTTGGGATGGCGGTGAAGACGGTagtgatggtaatgattcAATGGGTCTAGATACGTTGGATGATCACAGTGGATTATCTCTTGCTGGAAACGTATCGAATGGTTGGAAAACTGAAGATATgttcaaattaaatgaaagTAAATATAATATAGAAACGACATATCAAGATGATATGTCAGAATATACAATTAAATTAGAGCATcgtaatgatgaagaatataAACAACGAGAAGCACAAGCGGCCAAGATTGCCCGTGAAATTGAACAAGATTCTACACGTTTGGCACGTTATGCTAAAGAAGATGAACTTGATGAAGAATCTCGTTATTCTGCTGTGATTCGTGGCGATCCAGATATGACGGAATCGGGGAGCAATATGACATCTCCACCGAATAAttcttataataataataaccatcatcatcattatcggaatgatatgaatcatcatccatctgATAGGAATCAGCCTGATAGAAATCGTGATAATAATCTGCGCATTAGCAATTCGGGAGATAATCTTGGTGGATTTCGAACACAAAATTCTCGACAAAATCGTGGCCGCTTGAATGCTAATCGTGTTAGTGGTGGCAACAGCAGTGGAGGAGATCGTTCTGGTGGTGGACCATCAACCGGTCCTAATGAGTCGAATTGGCGTGATGCTAATAATCGAGTTAGTGCTAATCATCGCTATCATCAGCAGCAATCACAACAACCATACGGTTCAGCACAGAATccgaataaatcaaattctgGCTATGTTGATCGTAAATACAATGCTATAAATTCGCAGCAACAATCAccaaaccaacaacaacagcagccacAACAAACGTACCAATCAAGTGCGGCTAGTCaagccaataataataaatctagTTATTCATCGGTTTCGGCACGAAATGTACCTAATGATATGATGGCCACCACCAATGAAATGGAAACGATTAAAACATTCACAAGAAGTTCTGGTCAACATGGTCAACCGCCGCCATCAAACGATTCGGATAATGTTGGATATCAACGTAAAACATCATCGGGAAATAACTCGAATAGTTTGCCACAACGtgaatcattcaaacaacaacaacaacgtacTCCTTATAATCGGGTAgtagaacaacaacaatcacatcatcaacagcaccAGCATCATACAGTCCAACAATCACATTCGGAATCGAAAATGCCttcgaataataacaaatcaTTAGAATCTTCAGATAtctcatcaacaaaatcgtCGCTTCCCACATCCCCATCATCCGgtccatcatcaaatatttcgACACCGACTGCTGAGCTATCATTAATGAAACCACAGACAACTAATGTGGCTTCCAAAACGGtagaaattcatcaatcgaaATCCAATGATCAAAACTATCAGCCACAAACTCGTATAACAAGTCCAAAACAAAGATTAgatggaaataataataatagaaaatcGCTTGATCCATTACCTACCGGAGAAAATCGACCCACCATGGTTGATGCTATTAAGAAAGGAACTAAcatgaatcaacaacagcagcaacaacaaccaggAAAATCTTTGATATCAAGTTCAAAAGATAACAtagattcgaatgaatttaaaaagtTGCCATCAGATTCAACAGTAATTCAGACAGCGActccatcattatcatcaactaGCCTTAACAATGTAACGACTTCAAGCAATTCGATTTCTACAGCTGCGGTCAGTTTTACATCAACAGCAATTACATCTACTACTGTGACTACATCATCCTCTTCCTTAACCACTACGgttcaacagcagcagcagcaacaacaacaacaatcatcaacaaccgcatcaacaccatcatctGTTGAAACACATGAAATAGTTGCCacatcaaaattaaatccaAATGCCAAAGTGTTTACGCCTCGTGCTGTTCAGTTACCTACGGCAACTCCCCCACAGCAGCCGAATCCTCAACAGGTTGTTGCTCCTTTACCACCACCCAATTATGCATCACCTTACCCATCGGTTGCTGCCGGACATATGTCAGCAACGACACCACCATCTATTCCATCTACACCTTCATTAGCTGGACCAGCCGGTACAGTAGTACCCGCTGGCCAATTCATCCCCTATACTCATCCTCATCCAGGCGGTGGTGGGGCACCTGGTCCACATCTAACTGGCCATGCTGCTCATCATGCCCCACAACAACCCATTCGTTATCCAAtacaatttcaatataatccTATGATGACGCATCAGATGGTTCCACAATATATAGCAATACAGCATTTTGCAACTTCCATGCCTGCAGGTGCTGTAACGGCAACTGCGCCGCCTACCGCCGTAGTAACTTCACAACAGTCTTCTGGTGTACCACAAAATCAGCCACTGCCACCTTCCGGTTCTTCTCATCATATGATTGCAGCGAATGCTCAATCGATGGCAACACAAGCGGCTGGTGCTAATTCTTTAGTTCAAAATAATGGACATGGTCCTCAACCGCAACAAGGGGGTCCTCCtcaacaatcacaacaaccggtcaatcaatcacaaaCACGCGGACATTATCGGGGCGGTGGTAAAGGTGGTCCAGGCGGAAATCCCAATGCCAATCAACAAtcacagcagcagcaactgATAcgacatcaacatcatgaaGCATTTgtttcacaacaacaagcacAGGTAGCTAATGTGACCGGACAACCAATTATGACCGGTGCTACTCAACCACAGCATTTACCTGTTGTATTCCCAGCTCAGactgtccatcatcatcaccatgcacagaatcaaattcatcacgGCCAACCTGGTGGACAAAGTGCAGCCATGGCTGCTCAGCTTGCTGCATCGGCTCAACCTggtcatcaaaatcaagcATTGACCCATTACATGTATCAAGCTGGATTTCCACGGCCATTGTTACCCACTCatcaatcacatcatcatcatccaaatgcATTGAACATGGCCATTCAACCTGGTCTATATGCTCCACCAGATGCTCATATGCCTACTGTCTATATGCAAACAGAAATGCCACCAACACATCAGATTGTCACTGCTCAATCGATGGCACCACCACCCAATGCAAATATACCACAAACAATCGTTATTCCTACTAGCGGTGGTAATGGACCAGCCGCAACAGGAACGGCAGCCGTCGTTTCAGCAACACCATCCTCAGCGCCACAAGGTTCCGTTCCAACTTCtcaacaatcacaacaacaacagcctaCATTTGggtgattgaatcaaatcaatataaaacaataaaattataattaactaatgtaaaaattaataaattttttgtcttgttcaAATGTAATACAATTCTAATCAAATCTTTACATTCACACACCACATACACAAGTTTCAAATTGtctgaaacaaaattttatatagagaaatttctttttgtgaATGAGTATTGTaattatataaatgatttaagtgaaaaaattgaataaaaaattatgtaatataataaatcaagGATTctcaatgattttcattgaaaaatccaCAGAAGGGCAACCTTGAATAAGGCTACTCATCGATATAATATCATATTCAGGCCGTGCATATTCATAGACATTCGTTTCGGTAATACCACCGCTTGCTTCGATTAATATTGATGGATGTTTCGAGCGCAGATTACGGCTAATTTCGGCTCCTTGAATTGCTGATACATTGTCCAACATGATTATATTGGCACCGGCTTCAGCAGCCTGATGTGCGtcttcaaatgatgaacattcaACTTCGATTCGACAACTAAATCCAGCACATTTCTTCACCACTGGTACAATTGTTGCTATATTTTCATGGCCCGATATTTTCACATGGTTATCCTTCAACATGATCATCGTGCTGAGGTCATAACGATGAGTATCAGCCTGTCCGACTAATACTCCATATTTTTCGACCATTCGAAAACCGGGCGTTGTTTTACGAGTTGCAGCTAGTCGACCATTCCAAGACATTTCTTTTAATTTGGTTCCAATACGATGGCATTTCGTTGCTATTCCAGAACATCTAGACAAGACATTCAATATGGTTCGTTCGGCAAGTAGAATCAATCGAGCAGGCCCATGTACCGAGGCTATCTTGATTTTGTTATTCGATGAAGCTTCATTGATAAAAGTTCCTTCATCGTATTCGAATTTTGGAGGATTAACACCTAGTTCTTCGAACACCGCCTGTACAAACGGAAATCCAGCCAAGATTCCTTCTTGTTTACAATAGATGATTGCTGTAACTGGTGTATCTCCAACCACAAATCCCTGTATATCAAAACTATGATTcaataagaaaattttatcatttaataAGATAAATACCTCGAAACATCTTCATTTATCCACGTTCGAGCtaattctttgattttgatcggatttaaaatgtttttcaaattataattGGCCATGCTTTCTCTGTGCCGAGTACAAGAGCTTTTCACTattaatcgatgataatcaaatttgaataagAAAATTGATAGCCACCTGATGAAATGATAACTATcgcgatgatgattttttgattcgttCACTATATCGATAGTGTATGatttcgtttgattttttaaaataatgtcaacaaattttaaattttgagtTTCGAATCTTTATTTTAGGATTTTCAAAATGGTCCAACTTGGCGAAATACAAATTCAGGAACAGATTTATCCCGATTCAGGTAATGTACAATGTATCTACTCAAATTTAATTCTTTtctaatttgattatttattatagATTATAAACATTTGGATATTGTAAGGATCAATATAACCGATGCTGATTGTCAACGAATACttgatttattgaaacaaaacaatgtgCCAAAACCTGTATCAGGTTCACTTAatcgaaataaaatcaaagaaaatgaaagcCACTCGAAATCGAAACATTTAGGATTTCAGCCAAAACAAGAATCTAACAACCTTGATCAGCCTTTGAAAAAACCACGtcttgaacaaaaaatcaaacaggAGACAATTGAATGTATTTCAGTGAATCGAATGCCGAATCCCAAATTGGAACCAAAAGCCAGTAATCAATTTGCAAAACCAGTGGAGAAATTTAAACAAATCTCTAGTTTTTTAATTGAACCCCCTCCTaatgaaattgttcaaaaaCTTCCAATGGCTTTTCAAGTCATCTATGGACGCTATAAACCATACAAAAAGAACAAAGAATGGACTTTTGATGGttttttgacaattgaatcgaatggaaTTAAACTTTATAAATGTTCAGGAGCTATGTaagtaaataataatatattgtttatttgtttttccaatcataaccattaaatttaattttagtGAAAGTCAATTGGATCGTGCCTCAGAAAAAGTGCCAAAATATTTTGCACCTGGTACACATTTGATTGTTGGACAATGGGAATGTGAAATATGTAGCCAATTGTCGATAGACGAATTAAAATCTGGCGCTTTTTTTGCTCCTGAtgcaatgattgattaaaaagattaaattaaattctaattatgattaaaattttaaataaaatgtatCGTAATTCATATTCGAATATTTCaatggtcttttttttgcaatctCATGAGACGATTgtggaaaactttttttatgACGACCCAgacatccacacacacactcacacaaacagacacaATAGTATTAACATATcgtaaaatgaatgaatttaagaAGCATTTTTTCTATGGAATtattaccaaaaaaacaaatggagTGACTATTCAATGCTGCATCAATCAAGATTTTATAGCTTTGTACTCGAatggtatttttttgtgcaatcgaatgaatcaCATGAATACACATGGACACAAATGTGTTCTATTCCAATATGTTAAAGAATGGAAATAATCACGAAATAAATATTGAGGTTTTCAATCTATCACAAGTATGATGAGAACTATGAacgattgaaatgaatcatttagttgatgatgatgatggaaatcaAATGACCAACTTTGATCAATGACCGACAATCCTTATGTACTTCATTATTGGTGCTGtaattcttttgattttgtatATGTTTGTGTAAACGAATCTTTCGCGCGAAAAAAACCAGCTTTCTAGCGATGGCAATGGATGATTAGAGTTTCGAATTCCACGAAGATTCTCTGATTGCAGAGATTACATTTTTTACATTAAAAGAGTATACCTGTAGCATATGTTTCTGGATAGATAATCTTGATATAAAAACAGAGAACCATCATGAAAAGGCAGCAACTAATAATGAGAGGAACTCccttttgatgatcaaaaaaaaaaactaagcACTGTGCTCGAAATATccaaggttttttttattgttttcaatattgaaaatgaatgttggTTGcccaattcatcattatcgacatcatacacacatacacaatttTCATGGTCAATATTGAACACTGTATGGTGTATTCAGTTCACctttataaaataaaagttgTCCAACAAGGTATGGtatctttttattattattttttttttttgatttaatttatgaaatgaatcttttttcgaatcgacaattttttgtCACCATCAGGAATGTAATATCCGTTCATAGTCATTTATATGGTAATAtctttattggaaaaaaaacacacagacacacacacagacatccCATCCGTTCTCATGATAATGACTTGATTCTACTGTCTTTCTATCTTGTATGAACATCCTGGCTAAATTACAGagatagaaaaaagaatgttcATCATGAAAGATTCTTATTACTGTCATTCTATTTTATGTCTTATCCGGTTACCAtaaccatttttttaaattaaaaaaaaaattcttatcgACCTTGCCAAAGGccattaattaataatttaaaaaaaattggaattgtATCCACcatattttcgttttgtacgtgcattgattttgttgttgttgttttttttttggtatttcTTGAATCTTTGAATCACCAAGACAAAACagaacgaaacaaaaaaagatttgcCTCGAAggcatacacacaaacattcatattggtttggtttggccttgacgatgataatgatgatgatgagagttATAAGATAGGAATATATCCTTGATGAATGACCAATATACATTGCGtgtatttgtatttattGTTGGTCTGTGAGAACTAATTCGATTCGTGCTACCAATCTGTTATTGGTGTGTTTGGcctgttttatttttttgaattttgaccCAGCAAGAGACATTGTCCAAATTTGATAAGTAATAATAAGAGTGaccattctctctctctctctctctctctctctctatttctTATTATTCTCTTGTCAAAAATATATCTCCCCAATATTTTCTTCCAAGATATAttcttgaatatttttttttgccgccCGTTTCCATTAGTCTCTAGCTTGGTCGGTTGGCTGGTTGATTGGTCGAGATATCtcgattgattataatatgtgtgtgttgtccTTGAAGGTGAATTCGCGCGCACAACACAAACATTGTTGAgccaaattttgttttttgttttttacattcaaaatGGTAGAATtgtaaagaaagaaaatattatacatcgttcgatgatgattaacatTTAGGCTTTTTGGCCTCGAAtctccgtttttttttgcttggcCATTCTACATTCAACAGCTGctgcttctttttttttataaccaactattttcatatatattcttggaaaatgaaacaaacggacacacacacattaccATCGATAACAGTGAACAAGGTCGAAAGATCGAAGATCCAGAAcgaaacagcaacaacaacaacaagcccTCAAGGTCTTTGAGAGTAATTGCCAATGTCTTTttgttggtgtgtgtgtataatatgattatgatggtcatcatatATTGGCTTTTTTTATGACAAACTCTATGGCAACTCTATACTCTGGCTAAAGTCCGGCTGACCTTTTATGGGCTACTGGAATGATAACAACACCCATTCTACATTAATAACTGAACTAATCTATAATATAGAGTTCTTGTAacatatgaatgaatcgacccatgaaaatgaacatttttaatttttcggTTTATTTCCTcgcatacacaaacacatgtTGATCATATCCATAAATATTCGATAAAATCGTAATTGTATTTATGAATGTTTCCCATGGATATACACCCAATCcgttattatcattcgaatagaagaatcatcatttggacaagacgaaaaaaaatgccgttaacatcattttctttacttTTCTATAGCGTGATAAAAACCAATGAAACCAGCTGCCTTTGAATCAAAACTAGATATGACCAGGTTAGACTGGAGAATTTAAGTTTCCGTTGCCCTAAAATATTACCTGCTATTATCATAACTTTGAAACAATGgtgccacacacacacacagacttGCCAACAGAGACCTTGttcatgtttttattttattttaccaTTAAATCCATTTtgtcgatgatcatcatgatggatgatgatgatggtgataataatggtagcGGCAACATTCTGACTATTGGTTCTGAATcctcaaaaacaaaacaaaataaaaaaaaagtcttcAGTTCTACAACCAAGGcctgatcataataatgattatcataccTTCCATGCATGAAAGAGTCTGTCTAtgtctttcattcatttgaacatGTCCATATCCGttcttcaaattcattatctCTATCTCTCGtacacacatatattttTGGTCTGCATATATCTGATTGggaaacaaacaaccaaaaaaaaaaaaagatgatacAACCTTCCAAAGCTTCATATacacaaatcatcattttcattgtgaaATAGCCCAAATGGATATATACTGTAGTagcatggttttttttcattctttctaATTTTGTCCAGAAACTTGTTgcagacacagacacacacacacacacaccactacattattttttcataccTCTCTCTCCCGTTTATTATATACTTAAGACAAGTTGGTAGTTTGTTATACCATACATATATACAAGCACATATAGACTGCCTTAGCCGGATCATCGGTCATATGAAGGGTccaaggattttttttttcgtttcgtttcgtttcatttcgtttctcTAACCTAGTATCCCCCATgcctatcatcatcatcatcatcaacaaaataaccCCATTTGGACTCTGAACtggcaataataaatgtGAGCAATATAAATGTTATTCATTGCCTTAtggaatgtgtgtgtgtgtgtgtaatataaGAATGGAATAGACTTGCATTCTCTCCCTCTGACATTCActtatattaaaaaaaagggaaGGCCTCGAAACTTGCCAGAGAtcttgatctttttttttaaagtgtCTGTATGTGTGCATAATGGTATGGAATGATATGGTTCGTCCAGAAAAACATACAAGGTGTATttgaggatttttttttctttattcttattcattatcttgtttttttttttttttggtcattttcatttaaaatttaatgttTATTGCGACATATATTTTGCTTGCATATgtgttttcaaatgaattttcgtATATGCGCATAGAATTCCAACATTTCACACATCACATCAACGATATCGATACAgtcaagttttttgtttgtttgtttgtttgatatgttctttttttttcgttttcgttttgtttgtgattgatctcattcaatattgattgattgaattttttttttataaatcacACACTAATGACTCGATTTaatacgattattattattacggtATATATTCATTGCCGCCACTTCTTTTGTCGTTACTATACTTGtcgatgaattgattgttcattgacaactcatcatcattatcattttattaattcaaaactaatttcaatttcaatttttttctgttgatattgatctcgatcgataatcaattattcaaaatttggATTTGATTCATAAATGATTCAACATTAGTCGActacaaaataatgatcatgatcatcactatattgatgatttgaagaTCTCTGTTCTAAACCATCGTCATATAtcattttcaagaaaatgatcatcattttattataattgtgtgtatgtccGACAAACTTAAATCAAcgtgattattatcatcgaataaatagacattattttcatagtttttgtttttggttgaaaTAATTTCACGAAAATggagaattattatttcaaacaTCCATCTCATTTTGGTGACATGTTCAGTTTATTTGAAGATTTCTATCGAAGTAAAACTTTATCCGATGTGATCATCAACTGTCAGGGTAGAAATATTCATGCTCATCGTATGGTTCTTTGTGCTGGATCGGATCATTTTCGACGGCTATTAACATCGATCAAGATGCATAATCAATTACCCGTTTTAATTATAACGGATATTTCATTCGAAGATATGGAAATAATTCTTGAATTCATTTATCGTGGTCAGATTGTCGTATCTCGTGACAAAGTTGAATCATTACGGCAAGCTGCCTACAAACTTCGTGTTCGTGGTTTTGAGAATTTTCTTCGAAAACCATTCAACAGTAATGGCGTTCTAAATGGTAGTGTTTCAATgcaaacaatgaaaacaatgaccAACGGAAATGTACGTTCGACAAGTTTATTACAtgtaagtttgttttttattttttttgtcttttttctgatgataaCTTGAATGTATGATAATATAGGAAAGTAAACGTTATTTACaacaaattaatgaaatggaaatcaaACGAACGAAACTGTCACATAGTACACCAAATGGTAATCATATGCAGCAACAAGATTCcttgtataataataataataataacaatcatcatcatgcgaATGCACGTCATTTACGAGAATCGCCTGCCGATTTCCGTCGACATTATCCTCATAATAATACCGAACCACAATCACAATTAGAAGCTGCCTTACAACGTGGATTAAATCAGATGAACCAGAATTGTAGTAATCAACAATCTTCTCCAAATgctatgatgaaaaaaatgattcattttgaacaATTAATGAAATCTTGTAATGGaaatgtcaataataataataataataatggtgttTATGATTGTAATGGAACTTTAGAtctaaaaattgataaacatCGACAACAGAATGATCAAGTGCCTTCAATAACAATTACTCGTGTAAATGTAAGCgacaatttttatatttattttccaaTGTATTAACTCTTTGTTTTATGACAGGGTCCTGGAGTTTCTATCGATTTAAATTGTGGTAATTCTTCAATGAGTGATTCATGTGATGAAAACGAAGAGAATCAAAGAAATGAAACGGTTGAAAATAACATGAGTGGACAGGGGAATTATAcgaataatcattttgataataGCAGAAATGGTATGTcaatatcaacaaatgatttttttttataattgttttttcatttaaaagaATCACATGAAGTAAACTATACATATGAAATGGATCCAAGTGTTCTTGTTGCTCCTCAATGGGATAATTCTGatgaaaacataaaaaattgTGGCTCGGTTAAAGAAGATGCTGACGGTACTGAAGAGGAAGAATATTTCGAATCAATGAGTCGTAATTCAAATTCGATGCTTGATTCGATGTTTATGGCTGCacagaaaatgaatcaaatgaatgctggccaaaattttttctattgtgaACATTGTCCGAAATATTTTGTCGATGAAGATCATCTACAA
This is a stretch of genomic DNA from Dermatophagoides farinae isolate YC_2012a chromosome 2, ASM2471394v1, whole genome shotgun sequence. It encodes these proteins:
- the Atx2 gene encoding ataxin 2 yields the protein MNQNGQTTTKRSKNRSSGVSLNASSSISSNVQRTINRSMRNNYPNNPRGMDGNMSSSSSSSSLHRNIHPSKSSQSMMVSQTSGTNHHPHHHHMANAVAVTTEVPCNSGVYKNKRLVHAMTSLIGCLIEVQLDNGIRYEGILKTFSSDFQLALCSAALIDNIDDEKRCQPSANNSSSSNNIGNLLGALECEENVVETLVISPKNLVTFKALNVDLDFATKKAVMTDSEIAKHDGTTKQHRELIPWDGGEDGSDGNDSMGLDTLDDHSGLSLAGNVSNGWKTEDMFKLNESKYNIETTYQDDMSEYTIKLEHRNDEEYKQREAQAAKIAREIEQDSTRLARYAKEDELDEESRYSAVIRGDPDMTESGSNMTSPPNNSYNNNNHHHHYRNDMNHHPSDRNQPDRNRDNNLRISNSGDNLGGFRTQNSRQNRGRLNANRVSGGNSSGGDRSGGGPSTGPNESNWRDANNRVSANHRYHQQQSQQPYGSAQNPNKSNSGYVDRKYNAINSQQQSPNQQQQQPQQTYQSSAASQANNNKSSYSSVSARNVPNDMMATTNEMETIKTFTRSSGQHGQPPPSNDSDNVGYQRKTSSGNNSNSLPQRESFKQQQQRTPYNRVVEQQQSHHQQHQHHTVQQSHSESKMPSNNNKSLESSDISSTKSSLPTSPSSGPSSNISTPTAELSLMKPQTTNVASKTVEIHQSKSNDQNYQPQTRITSPKQRLDGNNNNRKSLDPLPTGENRPTMVDAIKKGTNMNQQQQQQQPGKSLISSSKDNIDSNEFKKLPSDSTVIQTATPSLSSTSLNNVTTSSNSISTAAVSFTSTAITSTTVTTSSSSLTTTVQQQQQQQQQQSSTTASTPSSVETHEIVATSKLNPNAKVFTPRAVQLPTATPPQQPNPQQVVAPLPPPNYASPYPSVAAGHMSATTPPSIPSTPSLAGPAGTVVPAGQFIPYTHPHPGGGGAPGPHLTGHAAHHAPQQPIRYPIQFQYNPMMTHQMVPQYIAIQHFATSMPAGAVTATAPPTAVVTSQQSSGVPQNQPLPPSGSSHHMIAANAQSMATQAAGANSLVQNNGHGPQPQQGGPPQQSQQPVNQSQTRGHYRGGGKGGPGGNPNANQQSQQQQLIRHQHHEAFVSQQQAQVANVTGQPIMTGATQPQHLPVVFPAQTVHHHHHAQNQIHHGQPGGQSAAMAAQLAASAQPGHQNQALTHYMYQAGFPRPLLPTHQSHHHHPNALNMAIQPGLYAPPDAHMPTVYMQTEMPPTHQIVTAQSMAPPPNANIPQTIVIPTSGGNGPAATGTAAVVSATPSSAPQGSVPTSQQSQQQQPTFG
- the LOC124492302 gene encoding uncharacterized protein LOC124492302 — encoded protein: MVQLGEIQIQEQIYPDSDYKHLDIVRINITDADCQRILDLLKQNNVPKPVSGSLNRNKIKENESHSKSKHLGFQPKQESNNLDQPLKKPRLEQKIKQETIECISVNRMPNPKLEPKASNQFAKPVEKFKQISSFLIEPPPNEIVQKLPMAFQVIYGRYKPYKKNKEWTFDGFLTIESNGIKLYKCSGAIESQLDRASEKVPKYFAPGTHLIVGQWECEICSQLSIDELKSGAFFAPDAMID
- the LOC124492398 gene encoding nicotinate-nucleotide pyrophosphorylase [carboxylating], with protein sequence MANYNLKNILNPIKIKELARTWINEDVSSFDIQGFVVGDTPVTAIIYCKQEGILAGFPFVQAVFEELGVNPPKFEYDEGTFINEASSNNKIKIASVHGPARLILLAERTILNVLSRCSGIATKCHRIGTKLKEMSWNGRLAATRKTTPGFRMVEKYGVLVGQADTHRYDLSTMIMLKDNHVKISGHENIATIVPVVKKCAGFSCRIEVECSSFEDAHQAAEAGANIIMLDNVSAIQGAEISRNLRSKHPSILIEASGGITETNVYEYARPEYDIISMSSLIQGCPSVDFSMKIIENP
- the LOC124499211 gene encoding uncharacterized protein LOC124499211, producing MENYYFKHPSHFGDMFSLFEDFYRSKTLSDVIINCQGRNIHAHRMVLCAGSDHFRRLLTSIKMHNQLPVLIITDISFEDMEIILEFIYRGQIVVSRDKVESLRQAAYKLRVRGFENFLRKPFNSNGVLNGSVSMQTMKTMTNGNVRSTSLLHESKRYLQQINEMEIKRTKLSHSTPNGNHMQQQDSLYNNNNNNNHHHANARHLRESPADFRRHYPHNNTEPQSQLEAALQRGLNQMNQNCSNQQSSPNAMMKKMIHFEQLMKSCNGNVNNNNNNNGVYDCNGTLDLKIDKHRQQNDQVPSITITRVNGPGVSIDLNCGNSSMSDSCDENEENQRNETVENNMSGQGNYTNNHFDNSRNESHEVNYTYEMDPSVLVAPQWDNSDENIKNCGSVKEDADGTEEEEYFESMSRNSNSMLDSMFMAAQKMNQMNAGQNFFYCEHCPKYFVDEDHLQLHIKRTHGLNKMNQCNICGKAYAWKSGLYKHKRHVHNIGGTGAKITPNGNGDSDSAVDSQPPTPTDVQQIQSSSMEVINKMNNNNNNNDAISPSPIESTIDETPAISPTAVTTT